The following are from one region of the Vicugna pacos chromosome 9, VicPac4, whole genome shotgun sequence genome:
- the CMTM1 gene encoding CKLF-like MARVEL transmembrane domain-containing protein 1 isoform X2 produces MDPEAEGAPLRGDSQAPGRPGRSVRITPSARPARQAPTEPTATPTGRPASPGEAEAAAVQKRAEGRAKVPPKFRDSFKRFFFSPTGALKTIRLALLIGALVCFIIAEAQEYFIAITVLETCIVVCFILIYMLTLHHLMTFLHWPLLDLINSFITAVFLLILAALAIQEKERRHLFYIGGRQSCVSSMGRWSPRG; encoded by the exons ATGGATCCTGAAGCCGAGGGCGCGCCTTTAAGGGGGGACTCGCAAGCCCCGGGGCGTCCCGGGCGCTCAGTGCGCATCACACCCTCGGCGCGGCCTGCACGCCAGGCGCCCACCGAACCCACAGCCACGCCGACCGGCCGACCGGCGTCGCCCGGAGAAGCGGAGGCGGCGGCCGTACAAAAGCGCGCTGAGGGCCGGGCCAAAGTCCCGCCCAAATTCAGGGACAGCTTCAAGCGTTTTTTCTTCTCGCCCACGGGAGCCCTGAAGACCATTAGGCTG GCTCTTCTCATTGGTGCACTAGTTTGTTTCATCATTGCCGAAGCCCAGGAGTACTTCATAGCAATCACAGTTCTGGAAACCTGCATCGTTGTTTGTTTCATTCTAATATATATGCTAACCCTTCACCACTTGATGACTTTTTTACACTGGCCCTTACTT GATCTAATcaacagtttcattactgctgtgttCCTTTTAATATTGGCTGCCTTGGCGatacaagaaaaggaaagaaggcacTTATTCTACATTGGAGGG CGGCAATCGTGTGTCTCGTCGATGGGACGGTGGTCACCAAGAGGATGA
- the CMTM1 gene encoding CKLF-like MARVEL transmembrane domain-containing protein 1 isoform X1 produces the protein MDPEAEGAPLRGDSQAPGRPGRSVRITPSARPARQAPTEPTATPTGRPASPGEAEAAAVQKRAEGRAKVPPKFRDSFKRFFFSPTGALKTIRLALLIGALVCFIIAEAQEYFIAITVLETCIVVCFILIYMLTLHHLMTFLHWPLLDLINSFITAVFLLILAALAIQEKERRHLFYIGGSLCLTAAIVCLVDGTVVTKRMRNNIKKALGIESETEVTPIPAQETAPAPVKAPTRVPQKGTPKAPTKTAMKPRGPATARAPSEVSKAGTSEPPSQAPLATASRRSRR, from the exons ATGGATCCTGAAGCCGAGGGCGCGCCTTTAAGGGGGGACTCGCAAGCCCCGGGGCGTCCCGGGCGCTCAGTGCGCATCACACCCTCGGCGCGGCCTGCACGCCAGGCGCCCACCGAACCCACAGCCACGCCGACCGGCCGACCGGCGTCGCCCGGAGAAGCGGAGGCGGCGGCCGTACAAAAGCGCGCTGAGGGCCGGGCCAAAGTCCCGCCCAAATTCAGGGACAGCTTCAAGCGTTTTTTCTTCTCGCCCACGGGAGCCCTGAAGACCATTAGGCTG GCTCTTCTCATTGGTGCACTAGTTTGTTTCATCATTGCCGAAGCCCAGGAGTACTTCATAGCAATCACAGTTCTGGAAACCTGCATCGTTGTTTGTTTCATTCTAATATATATGCTAACCCTTCACCACTTGATGACTTTTTTACACTGGCCCTTACTT GATCTAATcaacagtttcattactgctgtgttCCTTTTAATATTGGCTGCCTTGGCGatacaagaaaaggaaagaaggcacTTATTCTACATTGGAGGG TCCCTGTGTCTCACAGCGGCAATCGTGTGTCTCGTCGATGGGACGGTGGTCACCAAGAGGATGAGGAATAATATTAAAAAAGCCCTGGGAATCGAAAGCGAAACCGAAGTCACTCCCATCCCGGCTCAGGAAACCGCCCCAGCACCCGTGAAGGCACCCACGAGGGTACCCCAAAAGGGAACCCCAAAGGCACCTACAAAGACAGCCATGAAGCCACGCGGCCCGGCCACTGCGCGGGCACCCTCGGAGGTATCCAAGGCGGGAACCTCGGAGCCACCCTCGCAGGCACCATTGGCTACTGCCTCCCGCCGCTCCCGCCGCTGA